A single Phragmites australis chromosome 4, lpPhrAust1.1, whole genome shotgun sequence DNA region contains:
- the LOC133915785 gene encoding co-chaperone protein p23-2 gives MSRQPEVLWAQRSEKIYLTISLPDAKDVVLKTEPQGLFTFSAVAHGEPFSFTLELFDSILPEGSKTKTKIGLRNIICSIQKEKKGWWKRLLKSEEKHPYIKVDWNKWCDEDEESEASMDSDDDFDEANDGEESDDDDGMLYLPDLEKLRGK, from the exons ATGAG CCGCCAACCTGAGGTGCTGTGGGCTCAGCGCTCCGAGAAGATTTACTTGACTATCTCTTTGCCGGATGCGAAAGATGTTGTGTTGAAGACTGAACCTCAGGGCCTCTTTACCTTCTCAGCTGTTGCCCATGGGGAACCTTTTAGCTTTACTTTGGAGCTCTTTGATTCCATACTGCCAGAG GGAAGTAAAACAAAGACAAAGATAGGCTTGCGAAACATAATCTGTTCTAtccagaaagaaaagaaaggctGGTGGAAGCGCTTGCTGAAATCAGAGGAAAAGCATCCATATATTAAAGTGGACTGGAACAAATGGTGCGATGAGGATGAAGAATCTG AGGCCTCAATGGATTCAGATGATGACTTTGATGAG GCAAATGACGGAGAAGAAAGTGATGATGACGATGGAATGCTTT ATCTCCCTGACCTCGAAAAGTTAAGAGGCAAGTGA